A DNA window from Setaria viridis chromosome 2, Setaria_viridis_v4.0, whole genome shotgun sequence contains the following coding sequences:
- the LOC117844119 gene encoding uncharacterized protein, which produces MVGLFKTGLGGYTHIFMAVDKFTKWIEVKAIISIKLAKATQFMEEVTRHFEVPNKIITDLGKQFTGSEFWDFSQDNLINVYYSLVAHPCCNSQVEHANGMVLQSLKFRIFDDTSKYATKWPRELPYVIWGLRT; this is translated from the coding sequence atggtCGGACTCTTCAAGACCGGTCTGGGCGGCTATACCCACATCTTcatggcagttgacaaattcaccaagtggattgaggtcaaggctaTCATCAGCATCAAGTTGGCTAAAGCCACTCAGTTCATGGAGGAAGTCACACGCCACTTTGAAGTGCCAAACAAAATCATCACCGACCTTGGCAAGCAGTTCACAGGCTCCGAGTTCTGGGACTTCTCCCAGGACAACCTCATCAATGTGTACTACTCCTTAGTAGCGCACCCGTGCTGCAACAGTCAGGTCGAACATgcaaatgggatggtcctccagtccctcaagttTCGCATCTTCGACGACAcgtccaagtacgccaccaagtggcCACGCGAGCTACCCTATGTCATCTGGGGCCTACGGACTTAG